TTGTAAGCTATTGACAACAATGCAACCTTCGGGATTGTAATCTTCCTGTCGGGTTATTACAACATGAGTTCTATTAGGTAAAGGTTTTGGAAAACTTTCAAATGTTTTTCTTCCCATAATAATGTAATGGCCAGAAGTAAGTGTTTTAAATCTTTTGAAATCATTTGGTAAGTGCCAAACTAATTCATTGTTTTTGCCGAGAGCATTATTTTCGGCAACTGCTGCAATCATTACAATCATTGATCTAGTTTTTATTTTAAATTTCGTTTTTGATTTTTGTTTGTAGTTGGTCTATTTTTTTTTCCTGTTGGGAAACTAGACGATCAATTTGCTCTCTTTCCCAATTTTTATTCATAAAACGGTCTGTAATATATACTTTGATAAAGTGTAAAATGAAAATAAAAAACCAAAAAGTAATTAGCCAAATATGCCAATTTGTGTTGGGGTTAAAATCAAAAAAATTATGAGCTACAAATAAAAACAAACTTCCTATAAGTAGCAAAACAAAATGAAAATAGAGTCTTTTTTTTTGTTTGATTCTCCTTCTGGCGTATTCGTAAAGTTCATGTTGCTCTTTTTCCATGTATATTTATTTAGTTTATAAAGGTAAAATTTATTTTTTAAACATATTCTTTTGATTATTAAATATTTAGTCCGAAAAGGATTTCTTATTTGGGATACAAAAAATTAAGAGGCATAATATAAGAATACTTCTATAAATTAAGGAAGTTTTTGTCATTATCCTAAAAGTTCCTTAAGTTCTTTGTGGGTTCAAATGATTTTACTTCCTTTGCCTCATAAATCTAAAAATGAAATAGTTATGTCAATAAAGAAACAATTTATAAAAACAAAACCAGTTTGTAAGGTTACTTTCTCAGTAGATGCAAAAGATGCTTCAGCAGTATCTGTAGTTGGAGATTTTAATAATTGGGATCCTACAGTAGGAGCTTTGAGTAAGTTAAAAAACGGAACTTTCAAAGGAGCTTATGATTTGAATAAAGATGCTTCTTATGAGTTTAAATATGTAATTGATGGGGCGTTTGTTAATGAGCCTGAAGCAGATTCTTTCAAATGGAATGATTTTGCAGGAGCAGAAAACAGTGTTTTATCTGTATAAATAAATAATTAAAAATCCGCTGCAAAGCGGATTTTTTTATATTATCTAGTGACCTAATTTAAATTGAATAATCAATTTGGATTAAATGTTTTAGCTATTTATACGGCTACATTTCCTTTTATTAAGGCGTGTGGCTCATAACCTTCTAAAGTAAAGTCTTCGAAATCAAAATCGAAAATGTCTTTTATTTCTGGATTCAAAATCATTTTTGGTAATGCTTTTGGTTCACGAGATAATTGCAATTCGAGTTGTTCGAAATGATTGTTATAGATATGTGCGTCTCCAAAAGTGTGAATAAATTCTCCAGGGGCTAAATTGCAGACTTGAGCAATCATCATTGTTAGTAGGGCGTAAGAAGCTATATTGAAGGGAACACCTAAGAATATATCAGCACTACGTTGGTACAATTGACAAGAAAGTTTTCCGTCAGAAACATAAAATTGGAAAAAAGCATGACACGGAGGTAATGCAGCTTTGTTATTTGCTACATTTTCGTCGAATGATTTTGATGTGTCCGGAAGAACAGAAGGATTCCACGCAGAAACCAACATTCTTCGGCTGTTTGGATTTGATTTTAATTCTTTGATTAGCTCAGAGATTTGGTCAATTTCTTCACTGTTCCAATTGCGCCATTGATGCCCATAAACAGGTCCTAAATCTCCATTGGCATCAGCCCAAGCATCCCAAATTTTAACTCCGTTATCTTGAAGGTACTTAATGTTTGTGTCTCCTTTGAGGAACCAAAGCAATTCATAAATAATAGATTTTAGATGTAGTTTTTTAGTAGTGACCATCGGGAAACCTTCGCTGAGATCAAAACGCATTTGGTAACCAAATACACTTTTTGTTCCTGTTCCTGTTCGATCTCCTTTTTGACAACCGTTTTCCATGACATGTTGTACTAAATCTAAATATTGCTTCATTTTATATTGGATTAATGAGTCAATCGTTGTTTTGTTAAATCAAAAAATGATCTAATATTACGATTCTCTTTTTGAAATTTCGTCTCTAATTTTAGCCGCTTTTTCGTAGTCTTCATGTTCAACTGCTTGAGTAAGCAATTCATTTAACTCTTGTAGGCTGTGCTTTGAATAGGTTTGTCCTGATTGATTACTTTCAACTTCTTGACCAAAAGTTTCAGGGTTTGAAAGAACATCGTCTATTTCTTGGGAATCTTTATTGGCTTCCGTAAGATTTGATTTCAGATAAATTCCTGCTTTGTCTAAGATATTTTTGTATGTAAATATTGGAGCATTAAAACGCAATGCCAGAGCAATAGCATCTGATGTTCGAGCATCAATTATTTCTTCAATTTTATCTCTCTCACAAATGATACTAGAATAAAAAACACCATCAACCAGTTTGTGAATTATTACTTGTTTTACAACTATGTCAAAACGATCAGCAAAATTTTTAAATAAATCATGAGTCAAAGGGCGGGGAGGTTTTATTTCTTTTTCTAAAGCAATAGCAATAGATTGCGCCTCAAAAGCACCGATGACAATTGGCAGTTTTCTTTCGCCGTCAACTTCATTTAAAATCAAAGCATAGGCTCCGTTTTGAGTTTGACTATAAGAAATTCCTTTTATGGATAATTTGACTAAGCTCATGTTGGTTTAAAATGGGTAAGTACAATGGTACTTTTTTGATAAAAATCCAGTAGTTTCTTTTTGTTAAAAAAAGATGCTACTTAAAGCAAAGATACAAATATCTTGTTTTTAAGTAGCAAATAAATTTATTAATTAGTCTTATGAATGTTGTGCTTTGAATGCTTTTAGTTTTTCAATTAAGCGCGGTACAATGTCAAAGGCATCGCCAACTATTCCATAGTCAGCAACTTTGAAGAAAGGAGCTTCTGGATCACTGTTGATTACAACTTTAACTTTGGATGAGTTTATTCCTGCAATGTGTTGGATTGCTCCTGAGATTCCTATGGCGATGTACAAATTTGTTGCTACAGGTTTTCCAGTTTGTCCTACGTGTTCTCCGTGAGGTCTCCATCCTAAATCAGAAACTGGTTTTGAGCAAGCGGTTGCTGCTCCAAGAACACTAGCTAGTTCTTCAATCATTCCCCAGTTTTCAGGCCCTTTAAGACCACGTCCTCCGGATACTACAATATCAGCATCAGCTATAGAAACTTTTCCAGATCCTTTTTCTACTGATTCTACTTTTACGCCAAAATCATTTTCTCCAATGCTTGGATTGAAATCTTCTTGAGTTAATGCGGATGGGTTTTCAAAAATCCCGTAGGTGTTTTTTGAAAGACCTAGTATTTTTATATCAGTTGTTATTTCTGTAGTATTGAATGCTTTATTTGAAAATGCCGTTCTTTTTACTTGAAAAGGAGATGTGCTTACAGGTAGTCCAACTACATTCGAAGCAAAACCAGCTTCTAATGCAACTGCAACAAGAGATGATAAATAAATACTATCTGTAGTAGATGAAAGTAAAATTAATTTAGCATTTTCTTTTTGAGCAGCTTGTTTAATTACATCAGCATATGCTTTTGCTGTAAATCCAGATAATTTATCGTTGTTCACTTTTAAAACTTTGTCTACTCCGTATTTTGATAATTCCGAAACATCCCCAGCATTTACCGTTACGGCTGTAACAGTTGTTCCTAGTGATTCAGCTACTTTTTTTGCATATGAGGCCAATTCTAAAGCTACTTTTTTGAATTTTCCTTCTGCATATTCTGCATATATTAATATTGACATAATTTTTTATTTTAAATTTTGAATTATAAATTTTGAATTAATTTAAAATTCAGAATTTATAATTTATAATAATTTTTAGATAACTTTTGCTTCGTTGTGCAATAAATCGATAAGCTCATCTAAATTATCTGCAGATATTAACTTCACTGCCGATTTAGGAGTTGGTTTTTCAAATTTCACCGCTTTAGTATTTACATTTGAAGCAATTGGCTCTACAATTGTCAAAACTTTTGTTCTAGCAGTCATAATTCCTCTCATGTTTGGGATGCGTAAATCTTTTTCTTCAACAAGCCCTTTTTGAGCACCAATAATTACAGGAAGTGAAGTGCTTACGGTTTCTTTTCCACCATCCATTTCGCGAACTGCTTTTACATTTGTTCCTTCAACAGTAATTCCTACGCAAGAATTTACAAAGTTGTATCCTAAAAGACCAGCAATCATTCCTGGAACCATTCCGCCATTATAATCTAGCGATTCTTTTCCTGCAATAATGATATCATAGTTACCATTTTTGATTACTTCGGCTAGTTGTTTTGCAACGAAAAAACCATCTGTTGGGATAGCGTTTACACGAATTGCTTCATTAGCTCCTATCGCTAGTGCTTTTCTTAAAGTTGGTTCTGTTTCAGGTCCGCCAACATTTACTACAGTTACGGTAGCACCTTGTTGTTCTTGGAACCAAATGGCACGTGTCAAACCGAACTCGTCATTAGGATTTATTACATATTGAACGCCATTAGTATCAAATTCTGAATCGTTATTGACGAAATTAATTTTGGAAGTAGTATCAGGAACGTGACTGATGCAAACTAATATTTTCATAAGTTTTTATTTTGATTTTCTGAAATGCTTGACAAATTTAAAATATTATTCTGAATAATATACTATGCACGCATAATATTTTTTAAAACTATTACGTTTTCGTAAATGGAATAAAAATAACAACTTTTACTTACTTTGTTTAAACAAGTAAAGATAAAGGCTGTAGCCAGAATAGCTACTAATTAATTTAAAGAAATTTATGCTTTTAAATGGTATAAAATATTTATTTTTGCTTTTCGAAAATTAGACACACACAATATACAACTATGAGAACGATACAATTTAGAGAAGCCATTTGCGAAGCAATGAGTGAAGAAATGCGTCACGATGAATCCATTTACTTAATGGGTGAAGAAGTTGCAGAATATAATGGTGCTTATAAAGCGTCTAAAGGAATGCTAGCCGAATTTGGCGAAAAAAGAGTAATTGATACTCCTATTGCAGAACTTGGTTTTACAGGTATTGCTGTAGGATCGGCTATGAATGGTTGTAGACCAATTGTAGAATATATGACTTTCAATTTCTGTTTAGTAGGGATTGATCAAATTATAAATAATGCTGCCAAAATGCGTCAAATGACAGGTGGACAATTTAATGTGCCAATTGTTTTTAGAGGTCCAACTGCTTCTGCAGGACAATTAGGAGCAACGCATTCACAAGCTTTAGAGAACTGGTTTGCTAATACTCCGGGACTTAAAGTGGTGGTTCCATCAAATGTTTATGATGCTAAAGGGTTGTTGAAATCAGCAATTCGTGATAATGATCCTGTAATTTTTATGGAATCAGAGCAAATGTATGGTGATAAAGGCGAAGTTCCTGAAGGAGAATATACGATTCCTCTTGGTGTTGCAGATATCAAACGTGAAGGAACTGATGTAACAATTGTTTCTTTTGGTAAAATTATTAAAGAGGCTTATATTGCTGCAGATGAATTAGCTAAAGAAGGAATTTCATGTGAAATTGTGGATTTAAGAACGGTTCGTCCGATGGATCATGAAACAATTTTAACTTCTGTTAAAAAAACAAACAGATTAGTAATTCTTGAAGAAGCTTGGCCTTTTGCAAGTGTTTCTTCTGAGATTGCTTATATCGTTCAAGAACGTGCTTTTGATTTTCTTGATGCGCCTATACAACGTATTACAACTGCTGATACGCCAGCACCTTACTCTCCAGTATTGCTAAAAGAATGGTTGCCAAATGCTGGTGATGTTGTTAAAGCAGTAAAGAAGGTTATGAATAAATAATTAACATTTGCCAATTGCTAATTAACAATTGCCAATTGATAAAATACCTATATTTGAAACTTCATCATTTATTATATGATGAAGTTTTTTTTTGAATGATTATGAAAAAGCCCCTATTTTTTATCTTGTTTTTTTTGTTCGCAGCTGCAAATATTCTTTTGGCGCAAACCAAAGTGAGCGGAATTGTAACGGATAAAGCAAATCAACCAATTCCTTATGCTAATGTTGTTTTTAAAAATTCAAATATTGGAATAGTCACAAATGAAGATGGTCGTTTCTATATTGAATCTCCACAAACCTATTCTACATTAGTAATATCCTCTGTGGGGTTTTCTGAAAAAGAGATTGCATTAGACAAAGCAGTTAATTATAATTTTAAAATTCAGCTTAATGAAGCCGAAACATTAAAAGAAGTAGTTGTCTTTACTGGAAAAACATCTAAAAAAAATAATCCTGCTCTTGATATTCTTAGAAAAATTTGGGAACGAAAACGTAAAAATGGACTGAATCTTTTTGCTCAATACCAAATGGAAAAGTATGAGAAGGTTGAGTTTGATATGAACACGATTGATAGTGCTTTTATGAAAAATAAAATTTTCAAAGGCATGGAGTTTATTTTTGATAAGGTTGATACTTCTAGAATTACAGGTAAAACATATTTGCCTATTTTTATTAATGAAGCACTTTATGATGTTTATGGAGATACTAAACTCAAAAAAATAAAAGAGAAAATAAAAGCAAATAAAACTTCTGGTTTTCAGGGGAATCAACAAATTTTGGCTTTTGTAAAAGATTTATATTCTGAATATAATATTTACGATAACCACCTTACTTTTTTCGATAAAAGCTTCACCAGTCCTTTGTCAACAACAGGAATTGATGTGTATAATTACATATTAAGAGACAGTGCTTATGTTGATAAAAAATGGTGTTATAATATTGTATTTTATCCAAGACGCAAAAATGAATTAACTTTTAAAGGAGATTTTTGGGTGAATGATAGCACGTTTGCAATCAAAAAAATCAATATGGCTGTAACTAAAAGTGCCAACATTAACTGGATAAAAGACATCTATATTGAACAGGAATTTGACGTAATGAATGATTCTGTTTTTCTGTTAACACGGGATTATATGATGTCTGATTTTGCCTTAAATAAAAAAGAAAAATCAAAAGGAGTTTACGGTAAGCGAACAACTTTTTATAGAAATCATGAATTTAATAAAGAAAAACCGCTTGCTTTTTATAAAGATGAGGTTAATTATATTGATAATGAAGTTTATAACAAATCTGATGAGTATTGGGAAGAAAACCGTTTCGAGAATTTAACTAAGGATGAATTAGGGGTTTACAAAATGCTTGACACTTTGCAAACGGTCAAAAAATTTAAGCAATTATATAGTTTAGTTTCTATTTTAGGGAGCGGATATGTTGAGTTCAAGAATTTTGATTACGGACCTATATTTTCATCTTTCGGATTTAATGAAGTTGAAGGTGTTCGATTAAGAGCAGGAGGTAGAACTTATTTTGGGCCAAATGATCCTTGGCGATTACAAGGATTTACAGCATATGGTTTTGATGATAATAAATTTAAATATGGTGTTTCTGGCAAATGGATGGTCGATAAGAAAAACCGAATTATTTTATCCGGAGGAAATAGGCGAGACATAGAGCAAATAGGAGCTAGTTTGACGACTACAAATGATGTTATGGGTAGAAGTTTTGCTTCTTCAGCATTATTTACCACAGGAAGCAATGGGAAATTAACGAATATTAATTTGACAAATCTTGCTTTTGAAATGGAACCTATTAAGAATTTGACCTTTCAAACGGGACTTTCTTATCGAACATTACAGTCCGCTTCATCTGTTTTCAGTCTAGACTATTATACAACTTTACCTAGCACAACAAATCCTTCTGGAGTTGTTAAAAGTGATGTGAAACAATCTGAGGCAAATATTCAAATTGAATATACACCTAACAAAAAAACAATCGGTTTTGGTGTTGAACGCGATATAGTTGATAGTCCATACACTCGATTTTTTGTAAATTACAGCCACGGATTTAAAGGGGTTTTAAATTCTGATTTTCAATATGAAAAACTTCAATTATTTTATAAACAACCTATTATTATAGGGCCTTTAGGAAGAACAAATATTATTCTTGAAGCTGGAAAAACTTTTGGAACTATTCCGTTAGGATTAATGAGTGTGATTCCTGGAAATCAGACTTATTTCAGCATTGAAAACACGTTTAGTAACCTTAATTTTTATGAGTTTGTTACCGATCAATATGTCACTTTGCAGTGGAATCATAATTTTAATGGTAGGCTATTTTCAAGAATTCCGTTTATGCGCAAGCTTAATTGGAGAGAAATTATAGGGGTAAAAAGTGTTTATGGAACTATTTCGGATGCCAATAGAGCCATTAATGCATCGGGATTGCCATACAATGCTCCAGAGAATATCTATTGGGAATATAGCGCAGGAATTGGAAATATCTTCAAGGTTTTCCGAATCGATTTTGCTTGGCGAGGAAGTTACTTGAATACGCCTGACACGCAGAAATTTTCAGTAAAAGGATCGTTTGGGTTTTATTTTTAATTGAGTATTATTTAATCTGAACTAAAAGAATCAGCTTATGGAGGACGCAATTCAACATCTTACACAGAATGATATTGTTTTTAAAAACATCATCAATAAATATGGATTGCCAACTATACCTAAACGCTCAGAGGGTTTTGAAACCTTGGTTTTATTGATATTAGAACAACAAGTATCTATTGATTCAGCCAAAGCTACTTTTTTAAAATTAAAAGAAAAAGAACCCGATTTCAATCCCGAAAAATTACTTTCCCTATCAGATGAAAACTTTAGATTGCTTGGTGTAAGCCGACAAAAAACTTCCTATATAAAAGCTTTGTCAACGGCAATTTTAAATAATGATATTGAGTTGTGTACTCTGAAAAGCAAAACGGCTCAAGAAGTTCGAGAGGAATTAATCAAAATTAAAGGAATAGGGAATTGGACCATTGATATCTACTTGATGTTTTGTTTGCAAGAACCAGATTTACTGCCATTAGGCGATATTGCTGTTGTAAACACGATGAAAGAGTTGTTTGATATTCATGAAAAAGAAGCTATGGAAGTCTATGCTCAAAACTGGATTCCGTATCGCTCCATGGCTACTTTTTTGTTGTGGCATTATTATTTAAATAAAAGAAATAGAACCGTAATTTATTAATACAATTTAATGTAGAGATAACATTGATTTTTCATTGTAAAAACGTATACTTTGCTTATTTTTGCACACGAATTATAGAAAAAGATAAAATAAAAATGACTGCAGACAAATTAAAGACTTTCGATGTATTAATCGAAATACCAAGAGGAAGTAGAAATAAATACGAATATGATTTTGCCATAAAAAGAATGCGTTTTGATAGAATGTTATTCTCTTCTATGATGTATCCTGCTGATTACGGATTTATTCCAGAAACATTAGCATTGGACGGAGATCCACTAGATGTTTTGGTATTAGTTAACGAGCCTACTTTTCCTGGATGTGTAATGGAAGTTAAACCAATCGGGGTTTTCCATATGGCTGATGATAAAGGACCAGATGAAAAAGTGATTTGTGTTCCTGTTTCTGATCCAATTTGGAATTCATTAGAAAACCTATCAGATATTAACCCTCACTTATTAAAAGAAATTGAGCATTTCTTCCAAGTGTACAAAGATTTGGAAAACAAACAAGTTGATGTAGAAGGTTGGGGAGATGTAAATGAAGCGTATGCCATCATAAAAGAATGTACGGAGCGTTTTAATCAAATTGAGAATAAACCAGAGGGATTATTTAGTATAAAATAAAATACCCCCATAAATTTTGTAAAAAAAGCAATATTCTGTAATGAGTATTGCTTTTTTTGTTTAAATTCGTTACATAACATTGTAATATTACTAATCAAATAACCAATTTTTTTTATGAATACAATTATGATTTATTTGCCAATTGTAATGGCAATTATTGGGCTTTTGTTCATGTGGATTAAAAGAGCCTGGGTGCTCAAACAAGATGCTGGTGATGGTAAAATGAAAGAGATTTCAGATTATATTTACGAAGGTGCCTTAGCATTTCTTAAAGCAGAATACAGGTTGTTAGCTATCTTCGTTTTAGGAGCTAGTGTAGTTTTGGCAGGAATTACTTTTTTGCCAGGTGTTAAAACAAATATTTTAATTGTAGTTGCTTTTGTTTTCGGAGCTTTCTTTTCTGCTTTGGCTGGAAATATGGGGATGAAAATAGCTACTAAAACTAATGTTAGAACAACGCAGGCAGCTCGTACGAGTTTACCACAAGCCTTGAAAGTCTCTTTTGGTGGAGGAACCGTAATGGGATTAGGAGTTGCTGGTTTAGCTGTTTTAGGATTGACAACATTCTTCATTGTTTTCTTCCATTTATTCATGGGCGGAGTTTGGCAATGTGCCTCTTTTGATGGACAAATGAGAACACCTTCTGAATTAATGACAATTGTTCTTGAAACACTTGCAGGTTTCTCTCTTGGAGCTGAGTCTATTGCTTTATTTGCACGTGTTGGAGGTGGTATTTATACAAAAGCAGCTGATGTTGGAGCCGATTTAGTAGGTAAGGTTGAAGCTGGAATTCCAGAAGATGATCCACGTAATCCTGCAACTATTGCGGATAATGTTGGAGATAATGTAGGTGACGTAGCTGGAATGGGTGCTGATTTATTCGGTTCTTATGTTGCTACAGTTCTTGCAGCGATGGTTCTTGGTAACTATGTAATTAAAGATATGGGTGGAAATATTCAAGATGCTTTTGGAGGAATTGGACCTATTTTATTACCAATGGCAATTGCAGGTTTTGGAATTTTGTTTTCAATCATTGGAACTACTTTGGTAAAAATATCAGATGATAATGCTAAAGAAGCACAAGTTCAAAAAGCTTTAAATATAGGGAATTGGGCTTCTATTATTCTGACGCTAATTGCATGTTATTTTTTAGTACAATATATGTTGCCTGCTACTATGAAAATGGAATTCTACGGTGAAGGTTTAAAGGAAATTTCATCTATGAGAGTTTTCTATGCTACAATTGTAGGATTGATTGTTGGTGGTGCTATTTCATCAGTAACGGAATATTATACAGGTTTGGGGACAAATCCAGTTATGGCAATTGTTCAAAAATCAAGTACTGGTGCAGGAACAAATGTAATTGCAGGTTTAGCAACAGGAATGATTTCTACATTCCCAACAGTTTTATTGTTTGCAGCTGCAATCTGGTCTTCTTATGCTTTTGCAGGATTTTATGGTGTTGCTCTGGCAGCTTCAGCGATGATGGCAACAACTGCTATGCAATTAGCAATTGATGCTTTCGGGCCAATATCAGATAATGCAGGAGGTATTGCAGAAATGAGTGAATTACCAAAAGAAGTACGTACAAGAACGGATATTTTAGATTCAGTTGGAAATACTACAGCAGCAACAGGAAAAGGTTTTGCGATTGCTTCTGCAGCATTAACATCATTAGCTTTGTTTGCAGCCTATGTCACATTTACAGGAATTGACGGAATCAATATTTTCAAAGCACCAGTTTTGGCGATGTTGTTTGTGGGTGGAATGATACCAGTAGTTTTCTCTGCATTGGCAATGAATTCTGTTGGAAAAGCAGCTATGGATATGGTGTATGAAGTGCGTCGTCAGTTTAAGGAAATTCCAGGAATTATGGAAGGAACTGGAAAACCAGAATATGCTAAATGTGTTGATATTTCTACAAAAGCCGCTTTGCGTGAAATGATGTTGCCAGGAATCATGACTATTGGTTTTCCTATTGCAATTGTTCTTTTAGGAAAGTTAGTTTATGGAGATAACAACCAATTAATTGCCGAAATGTTAGGTGGTTATATGGCTGGAGTTACTGTTTCAGGTGTGCTTTGGGCTGTTTTTCAAAATAATGCTGGAGGTGCTTGGGATAATGCCAAAAAATCTTTTGAAGCTGGGGTTATGATTAATGGTGAAATGACATACAAAGGTTCTGATGCGCACAAAGCCGCGGTAACTGGAGATACTGTTGGAGATCCGTTCAAAGATACTTCTGGTCCATCAATGAATATTTTAATTAAATTGACTTGTTTGATTGGATTGGTTATTGCTCCTATTTTAGGAAGTGGAAGTAGCGATATGGTTACTAAAACTGTAAAAATGGAATGTGCAATGGGAGAAGGAGCAATGATGATGGGCAAATGCGACATGTCTAAATGTGCAACTATAACTAAAGAAGAGTGTGCTAAAATGTGTGACAGCTTAAAATGTACTCCAGAGCAAAAAGAAATGTGTTTGTCTCATTATGATAAAGACGGAAAATTTGTTGAACCAAAAGGAATGTCTTGCTGCGCTAAAAAAGGAGAACTTAAAAAAGAAGTTAAAGTTCAAATTATAAACAAAGACGGCAAAGCCAAAGCAACCGTTACTACTTCAGAAGGTGGAGGAAATGAAAACGTTCAGGTTTTTGAAGGTTCGCTGGAAGATGTTAAAGCAAAAGTTGAAGCTTTGAAATAGTTTTAAGCTTATAATATAAATGAAGATGCCCTGATAGTTCAGGGCATTTTTTATTTTTAAAATGAAATTGAAAAATTACAATCCTTCGCCAAGTCCAACATTGAAATCTTGAAGTTCAATAGCTACAATAACAATAAAAACAACTCCTAAGGAACCGATGACAATAAAGACATTTCCTAATGTTGAAGCTGATTTGTTTTTAATACGAATACTTTTGATATCATTTTCACTTAAAGGTATTTTTTCAATTCCTTTTTTCGTTTTAATTTCACCAAAATAATTTCCGTCAATTTTTTCGATTTTGATAAGTTTAAGTTTTTCATCATTGGTTTTTACCACTAAAACTTTAGCTTTTGAATCTACAGCTTCATTAATAGTTGAAGGTGTTTTTTTATAAACTACACAACTTTGTAAAAGAAGTGCAAAAGTAACGAGTAAACAAATAGATTTGTTTTTAAGACACAT
Above is a window of Flavobacterium sp. 123 DNA encoding:
- a CDS encoding inorganic diphosphatase, with product MTADKLKTFDVLIEIPRGSRNKYEYDFAIKRMRFDRMLFSSMMYPADYGFIPETLALDGDPLDVLVLVNEPTFPGCVMEVKPIGVFHMADDKGPDEKVICVPVSDPIWNSLENLSDINPHLLKEIEHFFQVYKDLENKQVDVEGWGDVNEAYAIIKECTERFNQIENKPEGLFSIK
- a CDS encoding sodium-translocating pyrophosphatase; amino-acid sequence: MNTIMIYLPIVMAIIGLLFMWIKRAWVLKQDAGDGKMKEISDYIYEGALAFLKAEYRLLAIFVLGASVVLAGITFLPGVKTNILIVVAFVFGAFFSALAGNMGMKIATKTNVRTTQAARTSLPQALKVSFGGGTVMGLGVAGLAVLGLTTFFIVFFHLFMGGVWQCASFDGQMRTPSELMTIVLETLAGFSLGAESIALFARVGGGIYTKAADVGADLVGKVEAGIPEDDPRNPATIADNVGDNVGDVAGMGADLFGSYVATVLAAMVLGNYVIKDMGGNIQDAFGGIGPILLPMAIAGFGILFSIIGTTLVKISDDNAKEAQVQKALNIGNWASIILTLIACYFLVQYMLPATMKMEFYGEGLKEISSMRVFYATIVGLIVGGAISSVTEYYTGLGTNPVMAIVQKSSTGAGTNVIAGLATGMISTFPTVLLFAAAIWSSYAFAGFYGVALAASAMMATTAMQLAIDAFGPISDNAGGIAEMSELPKEVRTRTDILDSVGNTTAATGKGFAIASAALTSLALFAAYVTFTGIDGINIFKAPVLAMLFVGGMIPVVFSALAMNSVGKAAMDMVYEVRRQFKEIPGIMEGTGKPEYAKCVDISTKAALREMMLPGIMTIGFPIAIVLLGKLVYGDNNQLIAEMLGGYMAGVTVSGVLWAVFQNNAGGAWDNAKKSFEAGVMINGEMTYKGSDAHKAAVTGDTVGDPFKDTSGPSMNILIKLTCLIGLVIAPILGSGSSDMVTKTVKMECAMGEGAMMMGKCDMSKCATITKEECAKMCDSLKCTPEQKEMCLSHYDKDGKFVEPKGMSCCAKKGELKKEVKVQIINKDGKAKATVTTSEGGGNENVQVFEGSLEDVKAKVEALK
- a CDS encoding DUF5686 and carboxypeptidase-like regulatory domain-containing protein → MKKPLFFILFFLFAAANILLAQTKVSGIVTDKANQPIPYANVVFKNSNIGIVTNEDGRFYIESPQTYSTLVISSVGFSEKEIALDKAVNYNFKIQLNEAETLKEVVVFTGKTSKKNNPALDILRKIWERKRKNGLNLFAQYQMEKYEKVEFDMNTIDSAFMKNKIFKGMEFIFDKVDTSRITGKTYLPIFINEALYDVYGDTKLKKIKEKIKANKTSGFQGNQQILAFVKDLYSEYNIYDNHLTFFDKSFTSPLSTTGIDVYNYILRDSAYVDKKWCYNIVFYPRRKNELTFKGDFWVNDSTFAIKKINMAVTKSANINWIKDIYIEQEFDVMNDSVFLLTRDYMMSDFALNKKEKSKGVYGKRTTFYRNHEFNKEKPLAFYKDEVNYIDNEVYNKSDEYWEENRFENLTKDELGVYKMLDTLQTVKKFKQLYSLVSILGSGYVEFKNFDYGPIFSSFGFNEVEGVRLRAGGRTYFGPNDPWRLQGFTAYGFDDNKFKYGVSGKWMVDKKNRIILSGGNRRDIEQIGASLTTTNDVMGRSFASSALFTTGSNGKLTNINLTNLAFEMEPIKNLTFQTGLSYRTLQSASSVFSLDYYTTLPSTTNPSGVVKSDVKQSEANIQIEYTPNKKTIGFGVERDIVDSPYTRFFVNYSHGFKGVLNSDFQYEKLQLFYKQPIIIGPLGRTNIILEAGKTFGTIPLGLMSVIPGNQTYFSIENTFSNLNFYEFVTDQYVTLQWNHNFNGRLFSRIPFMRKLNWREIIGVKSVYGTISDANRAINASGLPYNAPENIYWEYSAGIGNIFKVFRIDFAWRGSYLNTPDTQKFSVKGSFGFYF
- a CDS encoding DNA-3-methyladenine glycosylase — protein: MEDAIQHLTQNDIVFKNIINKYGLPTIPKRSEGFETLVLLILEQQVSIDSAKATFLKLKEKEPDFNPEKLLSLSDENFRLLGVSRQKTSYIKALSTAILNNDIELCTLKSKTAQEVREELIKIKGIGNWTIDIYLMFCLQEPDLLPLGDIAVVNTMKELFDIHEKEAMEVYAQNWIPYRSMATFLLWHYYLNKRNRTVIY